The Leguminivora glycinivorella isolate SPB_JAAS2020 chromosome 7, LegGlyc_1.1, whole genome shotgun sequence genomic interval AATAgttaaaataactaaattgcgattttattttcacgaaagtcaataaaaagtaaaacttaACTAAGAACTTCTGAAGTTTCATTAATTAAAACAAGTATATAGAAACCGTATAAAAAATCGCGACTGAAATGTAATTTTGTATCGATTTGACATAAATAAGCACCATTTAGTTTCAGAATGACGCACGTGTGATCGAAAAACAGTAAGGTTAGATAAATAACAACTGACAATATAGAGCCGTGATGTATCTATGATTgcgtatttaattatttatagcaCAGCTGTTAGAAAGGTGTATAAATTATGAGATAGCTTAGATACTTCGATACACATTTTCTTCATACATGATTCCACGGGTATGTTTTCAGAACCCGATTTTTCTACTAATGAGCCCAGCAGGCCTTACCGGTGCGGGCATGCTTGCTATCATCATTTTTATGGGGCTGACGTCGCTGCGTGTGGTTCGAAGGCGTCTCTACAACTGGTTTTGGTATACGCACCAACTCTACTTGCCATTTATGGTTTTGCTGATAGTTCATCCGTTAAGGTAAGCTTTTATCAGAATTGTTATATTGAGAGCAAATCGTTACGtatattaaaatgaataatgactCTACCATATGTTCTACTGGACGTAATAATAATTCCACCTACTTACATTAATATAAGAAACAACAACATTTCGCGTGTACATTATGTGAATTACCGTGGTAACTTAGTGGCTATCTACATGTACGTAAGAGTCCGACAACACTGTAACAAATGTGAACGAAATCGTGACTAATAGATATCATGTTCTTATAACGATCCACAGTAAGGTTTATTGTTATTGTTCCTTTCTCGTGTCACAGATATCaaagtttttaatttatacgTTATTTATGTCAATCGGTAGAATTCGAACGTTCGTTAACGCTTGTCCATGTGTCCAATTATTAAATCCTCTTACGTGACGCCATGACCTTAATAAAGGCTTGTTTCATAATATTAACAGCCAATGGATGTGGAACATTTGTtgttaaaataaagttaaaagcaCGTAACGTATGTGCttacatttgatattttttcaCCATAAACGATATATCTAGTGGTTCAATGCCGAGATAGACTTAAGCCTCACGTTACTATAACGTTTTTACATTGcagtaaattatttattgaatgtTTCACTACAGCACTTTGTGTTGAGTTTATGTTTGAAAATTCTCAGTGAGATCACTTTTGTTTTCAGCGGCGTGCTGAAAAGGGAGTTGCTACCAGAAGAAAGACTGAATTATGGCTATGAAACTAATAATAAGTTCAACTCCTTGGAGGATTCTCCTGTTTTTGTTCCTATACAGTCAAAGGTGAGTATTAATGGGTAGGTTAGTAGGTAGTTAGTATATTGTATAAATCTGTACCTACTCTATGAATTCGTTTCGCTCACGAAGGCGCTGCGCTATCTAAGTACATATTGTACTCGTGGTATGAAACATGAATTATGCTTGTCACTATGCAATTTATAATGCCAATTTTATTAACTGCACTAAATCGGTGTTTGAAACTATTTTGGTGTTCAATGACGTGTAGCTCGTTTTTTATGAACTTTGGATCAACGTATTGTTATTTAGGTTGGTAACTAGGTACTAAACGTCTGCAACAATAttgtaatatacaaatacatatacaaatGTAACAGTATATTGTTaatattatacagagtggggcctgtaacaaaggcgaagaattgaactctaggctattctccttatactgatcaacattttttcggcgacttttaaaaataacttttattttgatttttatcacccttgaaagttttttctaagaggtaatgtattgcgaattctgttaagtctaaagtgtgacagacaacgtcaatgacaacaataatggcgtacattgaagctaatatttattttgtatgaaaaattaaaaatttaaagacttcataatttttaaaagtcactgaacgtGAACAAATGTtaatcagtataaggagaatagcatacagttcaattcttcgcctttgttacaggccccactctgtatgtataaaatatagATGGAATGCACATAGGATACCTACGTATTTCCCAAATCATGATTGAGCTTTGATGTAAGTAATAAAATGATCAACATTCTAGACTAAGTTCAGATATTGTACCAAATTTGCCGACTTGGTACAAATTCAAAACTTAAACTAAgatatagataaaatattagACGGGTTGTCTCATGAATCATGATTGTCTGTCTCGTAGAAACGCACTTTATTTCGTGGGTATTAGAACATTTTATTTGTGCGTCAAAATCTATATTTTTTGGAGATAAATTTTCGACCACTTATCACCTTCAAATCTTCTCAATTCTGAAAACCTACATGCGCGGGCCTAAAGACAGTTATTGTTAGTACTACTAGTACTAGAGTGTCAGTGTCAGACACCCACTCATGTCACCATGACATGTTTTTATAGTGAACATTGGATTGATTCTTTGAGGATTGCGCTCTTCAAGGAATTGGAATAACAGAATTGAAAATGATGATGCTTCCTATACCGCGCCTCCCATTGAATGTATTCATCAATGACCTCATTTAGCTATAATGACAAATTGATTAAGAATGCCAATTTGTTACATTTCGGCAGTAATGCAGTATGCTTTATAATAGGCCCATTTATATTTGTACTATCAAGCTCTTGAAGTCCATGGTCAATGTAACGTTTGATTGAAAGAAAAATGCGTTAgcaatttaatttacaaaaaaacatTGCTTAGCATTATGAAACGCAGAGACCTACTGGTATAGTTTTGTTTAGGAGTTTCATTTAGTTAAGTTTTGTTTTCCTTTTACCTGTAATCTTTTACAACCCTCGTACGCCTAGAAATTTATTCTAGGTGCGTGTTAGGTAAAATTAAGGTAATGGAAAGGGAAATGTTTTGAAACTTAGTCCCTAATAGCTTTTGTCTGGGTTACTTTTCACCTTGGGCGGGACTTTTTTGGCCTAAATGTATTAGTTTCTGAACTAACTCGAACGTAACCGTAAGTTACGGTAATCGTAACCGCCTTGATTACTAAGTTTCTGTTAATACGTAGGCAAGTTTCGTTATTTCGAACTATTAATAAgtacataggtacttacaatATATAAGTAGCACACTATTATCTCTGTCTTTAGGTACATTTGCGGGTGTACCCTTAAATTTTGAGCAACGTGCTTTGAAAAAGTCTGCAAACTTATTGCATATGTTTGcatctatttatttaaattaacgccGCTAAAGTAATGTTTTATATGAATAGAGTTTTTTTATTCTAATTTCAGACTTGGATTTGGATGGTCTTTCCTCTTTCGTGTTTCTTCCTTGATCTCCTGTGGCGGGTTTTATCAAGAAATCGAGGGCGAGTTGACATCATCCAGGTCAGTTAGTAGAGACACAGAAATATCACTATGTCGTACACGTACGAGAAGAATTAGGTCCAGTTAGGaagacatcgtgaggaaaccggactaattccaataaggtctagtttacccttcgggttggaaggtcagatggcagtcgttttcgtaaaactagtgtctacgcgaaatcttgggattagttgtcaaagcggaccccaggctgccatgagccgtggcaaatgccgggataacgcaaggaggatgatgacgagAAGAATTAGGTCCTATCCGAATGGCGCGCTTTTTGTGGCATGCATTACCTGTGAAACAAAGGCTTCACTTTAGATTTAATCTTGCATACATACCTATCACGCACAGAAGCACTTTATTGAATAACATAGGGTCGACAAGTCTATGTTCCTTAACTCGTCCGATGTCAACACTTATAATTGCCACTTGTTTGAAACTGCTTACTTTCTACATTTCTAAAACAAATGCAGTCCTAAAAtctaattttaatttactaCCGCTAActcttaacaaaaaaatatttttataaatccGCGGCCCAACATTACAGTACAATTTATCGACCAATTAATAACCATAAATAACAGTATAATACATAACTATTCTAAATGAAATTAGTaaaatactggcgctgttgccGGCGTGGCGTTATTTTGATAAAGTGTATGAGCCGGCATAGCCGTTACACTAGGGGGCAATTCGCAACGCTTAATCTGCTGCAGGTAGTCTAGACTCGCTAACACGACTGTGTTTAGTTTATGTCTAGTCAGACAGTAGTAAATTAGTCGAGAGTATAATTTTCGAATCATCGTTCTAGCTATGACGCTATTTATTactgataaaaaaaaccggccaagagcgtgtcgggccacgctcagtgtagggttccgtagttttccgtatttttctcaaaaactactgaacctatcaagttcaaaacaattttcctagaaagtccttataaagttctacttttgtgatttttttcatattttttaaacatatggttcaaaagttagaggggggggacgcacttttttttcctttaggagcgattatttccgaaaatattaatattatcaaaaaacaatcttagtaaacccttattcatttttaaatacctatccaacaatatatcacacgttggggttggaatgaaaaaaaatatcagcccccactttacatgtagggggggtaccctaataaaacatttttcccctcactagctcggaaacacgtattttgtcctttaataccagcgggtaaaaacgcattttatccactagtgggtaaagtaatttgaccctgaataaagtcaaattaactgttttaaaattgataaaagtaggtgaatctagtaataaagatgatttaccacctgtggaactactggaagcagtgataaacgcattttttgcgttgtagtttcctcgctatagtgaggggaaaagttttgtgttacactcgggtgcaaatgtattttacttctcgtgtgttaaaaaactcgcaagttcaggattctattctcgaaccactcgcttcgctcgtggttcaactatagaatcctttcacttactcgtttttcaattccacactcggcgttaaaatacaactttgcccccttgtataacaaataactatttcccctcaccagctcggaaacacgtgttttgtcctttaataccagcgggtaaaaacgcattttatacactagtgggtaaagtaatttgaccttgaataaagtcaaattaactgatgtaaaattgataaaagtaggtgaatctagtaataaagatgatttaccacctgtggaactactggaagcagtgataaacgcattttgttgcattgtagtttcctcgctatagtgaggggaaaagttttgtgttacactcgggtgcaaatgtattttacttctcgtgtgttaaaaaactcgcaagttcaggattctattctggaaccactcgcttcgctcgtggttcaactatagaatcctttcacttgctcgtttttcaattccacactcggcgttaaaatacaactttgcccccttgtataacaaataactattttccattttttatttttgcactttgttggcgtgattaatatacatattggtaccaaatttcagctttctagtgctaacggttactgagattatccgcggacggacggacggacggacggacagacagacatggcgaaactataagggttcctagttgactacggaaccctaaaaagaggatTTAACTCTTCTGACCTCTTACATGCGCAAGCAAGTGATACGTTTGTAGTTAGTTAGTTCCTGTTCAATTAATGTTACATCGATTCTCGATAATATTAAGTTATTTTAAGAGAAAAAAGTGGGATCGAATATTCTGTCACAATAGTTAAAATATTAATCCGATTATTGCGATTTCCAAAAATattcataggtacctataacGTAGTAATTCTCTTTGTTCCTAATAGCCTCGCGACACGGAATGGCACCGATAAACTATTTGGTGAATATAAAAAGGGTTATTTAAGtttcttaatatttttattgatatgaTACTTGTGCAAATTACATTCTCTATTCCTCGGAATTGAACTAGAAAATAAGAACTAACCAGAGGGCCACTGAATACAACAAGTCTAAGCGTGCACGATTGATTTACACAATTATGATATATACGTAGAGTCTATGGTGCATGATGATGTCATTATTGTACACAACACTTTTGCCGTAATTAACATACCTAGGTAAGAAAGTATCTCAGTTCACGAGAAGAAAGTACAAAAGATATCAACGCTCTTCTTATTCATGAAATAGTAGCGCGTTGATGTCTTCTCTTCTCACCTTTAGGTACACCTTTCCTTTTTCAGCTTGGACAAAAATGTAATTAATGTGATCGTTTACTCTAGGTTTCTTTATCAgttaaaaattgaaataaatagtaAGTAAGTTTATCAGTTGTTATAGTTCGTTGGGAGCCCATAGTGAAATGTATGCGATTACAGTTTGATACTAGAAAACTTAATTCAGTCAGTAAAGTAAAGTCTACaaacagaaaataaaacaaatgagcGATGAGCGTGTAgctggcgtattatgcttccaatgtcactctcacactggcatacttgccaaagcgtgacggatactttatcctcatagataagtgataaaattgtaagcatgatacgccggtaGCTCTCGAAGCAAgattaatatacataaaaaTCAATGTCAGATCACAGATAGTAAAAATCTGAATGCCGCTTCAGGCAGTTATCCCGCCATCAGTCGCAAACGTTCCGCTTCCGCCCGCGATTTGGTCCAATAACCGATTAAACTTTGCATAATCCCCAACTACGTAGATCTGAATACATTGTATGGCTTCCGGGGCgtgattttaaattgaaatcgCACTAATATTGGATTTTAAAAGCTATGGAATTAGGCCCGATAGTTTTGATCGACAAAAGCGCTTATGAGGCAAATTGCTATTTTCTCAGTCGTGTTGCAAAATCAGCAATGAAAGTAGAAGTGCCTATAGTTCTTTCATTAGGCTCTACCTGTTAAATAACTTCGCATAGATACTTGGCCTCAGTCtgcataaatatttttcaaaagtttatatGGATAGGTAATTAATAGAAGTGACTGCCTACGTGGCTAAAGCATACTACAAAATTGTCCGGAAACACAGACGCCAGTAAGGAACTCCACAACTTCCTCGCAAAGTGGCTCGGgtaattatttgtaaaataagAAGCCTATTTCAAAATGTTAGCGGAAATGGAAGgcaaagtcaaagtcaaaatattcttttctcaaacatggtatgaaatattgatgttatgtgccttataattggcagcgaagtatgacgttgcaggtgcggctaggacgattgatagataatggattttcatacaaaccttgcaggccaaggccggcaaagtcctcttttttaattttcaaacacagataattgtgacataacatccaggtatttagccaataaaaaaaaactataaggggctttatagacgtgccgactgcaactggtacgggccctagacaatatttgattttggtgcgttttcatacaaaaaaaattttttcgattttttttgaatttttttttaactttttgttttttataagcgtatacggatacggggtatcaaaggggaacgaaaattcgattatttttacgctacgacgcaccgtttaggagatacagccatccaaagttactattttcagtagactttatttatttcataccatgtttgagaaaagcactatacatacctcggcgggaaatggggttgcccgcctcagacctatccatagtctatatgtcttcggccggcaaccccctttgtcccggcctctgtagtaatgtactattattcaaataggcttacaataagcatcaagcacttttaaatagtcaacaatgtacaatattcatTGAAGGCTTTGTAGGTTCATTCACGATGAAGAAAAAGTCAAAATTAGGAATctacttatatttttgtagAAGGCAGTACATCCACAAAATACTAGCGATAAGGGACGTGCGGAGAGAGCAACAGCGTATATCGACTGGTTTAAAAATTGCTCTAGTACGGTTAACTATCAGGACCGCTCCCGCGCCCCGCGCGTTCTCCCCGTTCGTCCCCTAGCTTTAACAAACGTAAAACAGGTAttcaaaacttaaaactaattgCGTCGCTCACATGCCCCACCCCAGTGGTGCTGCCCCCTAGCAGCACTCTTCTCCAACAGGTATTCGAGCGACGCGTGCGGCGGACCGGGTAAGGACACCCGTTTTCGTCCTTATTCTAACCATTCTGGTTCGTCCGTCTCGCCCTGGCAAGGTCTGTTCGATGATGCCTCGTGGCCAGACATTACGGGGCCCATCAGGGTCGACAATGAGAACTAGGTCTCCCACTTGCAAGGGCCTCTGCTCTTTATTCCATTTCTGTCGAGGCAACAAATCTGGTAAAACTTCTCTTACCCAGCGTTTCCAATATAGGTCGGCAAGCCTCTGTGCAATCCGCCATTGTTTTCTCAGGAAAAACTCGGAATTATCAAAGATGCCCATCTGAGGTAAGTTAGACGACGAGCCCAATAAAAAATGGTTTGGTGTCAAGGTCACTGCACTTCCAGCTTCCACAGACACGTGCGTTAGAGGTCGGCTATTAACAATATTTTCCACCTCGGCTAACAGCGTGTTATAAGTCTCTTCTCTGGGCGCACGTTCTTTCAGGACAATTTTCAGCGAGGCCTTTACACTTCTTATCATACGCTCCCATGCCCCAGCCCAGTGTGGACTAGCGGCGGGAATGAACGTCCATTTGGTCCCGTGATTCATGGCAGCGTTGCGTACCTCATCATTATTTTTCAGTTCCTGAAGTGCCCTTTTCAGCTCGACGTCGGCCCCACGAAGATTCGTTCCGTTGTCAGAGAAGATTTGTTGAGGCCATCCCCTCCTCGCGGCCATGCGTCTGAGGGCCATAATTAAGGCGTCGGTAGTCAAGGACGCGACGGTTTCTAAATGAATAGCCCTGACGGTTAAACAGGTAAAAATGACCCCATACCTCTTCTCTCGTCTTCTCCCTATAGCGACTTCTTGCGGCCCAAACAGGTCTATTCCACAGAAGGTGAACGGGCGCTGGTGATGAGCCATCCGTGCTTCAGGTAAGTTTCCCATTCTGGGAATTTCAGGTCTGCTTTTCTTTATTCTGCAGATCATACATTTCGATGCAATATTTTTAACCGTTGGGCGAAGTTTAGTaatccaatatttttgttttaggttGTTCACCACGGTTTCTTGATTTTGATGAGCGGCGCTGACATGGTAAGACTTCACAATCAATCTAGTTATGTAATCTTTTCCATCTAGGATTATTGGTCTTTTTGTTTCAGGTGACACGTCGGCAGCGTCATCGATTCGGCCCCCGACGCGCAGGACTCCGTACTCGTCCAGGTAAGGTGATAAGGTAAGTAACTTACTATTTTGGCATTGTAAAAACCATGACGCCCCTCTACCTCTATGAAAAACTAACTTTTTCCCAACGCCATATCCGGGGAGCCATTCGTCTTCTTTGCCCTAGGCACAGCACCGCAGCATTTCGTGGCAGTTTTAAATACTCTGCCACGAAGTGCTGGAACAATATTCCTCCACCTATAAGAAATTCACCATCAATTGGatcatttaaatgtaaattaaaaaaacatattttaaattcacaaaaaaaaaaaaattaaactcaGCTGGGCCTGTCCAAATGGAAAGAGTGCCCCCttatattgtattatattacaTTATAGCGTTAAATTCTACTTCACCTTTAATGACGACTGTTTCGGTGCCGTAATTTCGTAATTAATTTCGTAAattctttctttctttgtgGTCTACATTtaaattgtgtgtgtgtgtctttgtGGTCTACATaccaaattaaatttttgaaactcTTTGTGTATGGTATctttggtatctatttcaggttTTGCACTTACCTATATATAAACACTATTATGTACTTTAGCATGTAGTTGCGCTCTCTCGGAAGGgtttccacggaagaccagcgtcgagATTCCTAAGTGGTATCTTGACATTAAGCTGAGCGGAGACCCTTTCAGTGACGCTTAACAATAAATTAGTACTGTCTATGTAATTCCTAAATTTAAGCGTTTTCTGAATAaatttcttctattctattctattctattctatttttttctatgtattttcCCTCTTTCAGGATTTTAATCTCATCACTAAACGACTGGGCCTGTGATTGTCTTATCAGCAGGCGCTCGGCTTCCTCCATTGTCTCGTTATTATTATCGGTAAGTTTTCGACATCCTTTTATAAACTTCAAAACAGCGTGAGTACTTCGGAGCAGACGCAGCCACGATGAAAATCGCGCAGGCTCAGGTATAGGTATCTCATCATTTACCATTTGTATAATGTTAACACACTCTAATTCATTTTCATTGATTACAGGTTGTAAACAATCCTTCGGCCAAGTGCGCTCATTATCGCATAAGAATACCGGTCCGTGTAGCCATTGACCTTGTAGGATAGACTCCTCATATGTTTCTCTGGTTCCCACGTCCGCTATGTTAAGGTTCGTCGGGACGTACCTCCACTCATCACTGCAGGTAAGTTCATCTATTTCGCCTAAGCGATTAGCGATGTACGGCTTATAGGTGCGACACTTATTTCTTATCCAGTGTAAAGTTGTCGTTGAGTCACTCCAGAATATTTTCCgtataggtttaattttatgttCCTTTATTATAGTGTCAGCCAGTCTAGCAGCCAGGACTGCAGAGTTCAATTCAAGTCGCGGGATCGACGTAATTTTATTTGCAGCAATTCGGCACTTGCTTGCCACAAATGCAACgtacacatgcgcgttgcttTCCCAGCGCCAGTACGCCACGGCACACATAGCCTTACTAGACGAGTCGCAAAACAAGTGCAATTCCAAGTTCGCGTAGTCTGTTGTGGAGTCTACGGGTGGAGGCTCTAAGTCCAGCGGGTTGTAACATGTCAGAAACTTGCTTCCATGTTTCATCATATgcaagcataataattatatatattttttttctttagttgatTAAATTCCTGTTTCAGTCTCACGATacttaaaattttgtttatcTTAAGTAgatcatattttaaaaatactagaTAGAGAGCTTAGAGATTTATAGTGGACCaaaatatttagatacttatttataaCTCAATTTGAACCTTGTTTCAAAGTCATAAAGGTTTTTGCAGTAAGGGTTTTAAGAAATGTCGCCTGGTCAAATTCAAATCCACAAAAAGTTGtgtcaaatttcaaactttGCAATTAAATGTTACtagccaataaaaacaaatttaagccaTATTGAACCATATTACAAAGAACGTTAATTGAGACAATTCGTAAAACAtgtgcaaatagaaaaaagtcTAGTTCGGCCACACCCTATGAGTAGATCAAATTGGACCTTATTCTAATCaggaaataaaacatattttatttaaatattgtatgaaattatgaatttcaGCGTTGGTTAAGAAATACCAATCAGGAGTGAGGAAGTGGGAGCTAGTGGGGATTTCAGAGTCTTGGAAGGGATATTTGAAATGGGATGCAAGGATTGCATGATTATTCATTCATTGGGATTCGGGGATTAGAGAGCCTTCCGCTCGACCGTCAGACTGGttctatttaggtttattttggtaaatctagattacctatattatgcTGTAGCCTAGATTTGCTAGTATTTCAGGATACTGGTATGGTTTGG includes:
- the LOC125227843 gene encoding uncharacterized protein LOC125227843, with product MNLVNCDKYTHLQGLKNNFCSENLKPEILIGQDYYHLQLPLEIVIGSPEEPCATRTPLGWCIHGRTPGASSAAPAVHSTLFICHSDVTDDDASETKRLLQDLHEEVRRSFTYDSLGVTSKPRENYNDVCVVKKLDKTSKLVNGRWYVGLPWKNEQCELPDSFPHATSRLKGVERKMEKCDGYRERYNERVQHLFDNDYAQELKDTAVTSKTWYLPHFGVDNKNKKRLRLVFDCAAETNGLSLNHYLLKGPDLLRSLFGIMLRFREQRIGVTADIKDMFLRVKIREEDQNALRFLYRSDPKGPVNTYVMTSLIFGANCSPFVAQYIKNKNAQRFEPTMLPACEAIYNQHYVDDYIDSLPDEKTAIELIRDIKSIHQQGGFELRNWTSNSKQVLESMPKSTLGEAAVKFKTGEQYESERTLGLIWFPHEDVLGFDVSFKKIPENIINGTQRPTKRDILRVVMSIFDVYGFLSPFTVHGKMIIQLCWQENIDWDMEIPNTIYEKWCKWISCLKSLRNIRLPRFYHNAAHTKPTGAKETDSIATAAGTSSARDKDGAQDKDEARAHVHPLDLEPPPVDSTTDYANLELHLFCDSSSKAMCAVAYWRWESNAHVYVAFVASKCRIAANKITSIPRLELNSAVLAARLADTIIKEHKIKPIRKIFWSDSTTTLHWIRNKCRTYKPYIANRLGEIDELTCSDEWRYVPTNLNIADVGTRETYEESILQGQWLHGPVFLCDNERTWPKDCLQPVINENELECVNIIQMVNDEIPIPEPARFSSWLRLLRSTHAVLKFIKGCRKLTDNNNETMEEAERLLIRQSQAQSFSDEIKILKEGKYIEKNSKLLTLSPYLDEYGVLRVGGRIDDAADVSPETKRPIILDGKDYITRLIVKSYHVSAAHQNQETVVNNLKQKYWITKLRPTVKNIASKCMICRIKKSRPEIPRMGNLPEARMAHHQRPFTFCGIDLFGPQEVAIGRRREKRYGVIFTCLTVRAIHLETVASLTTDALIMALRRMAARRGWPQQIFSDNGTNLRGADVELKRALQELKNNDEVRNAAMNHGTKWTFIPAASPHWAGAWERMIRSVKASLKIVLKERAPREETYNTLLAEVENIVNSRPLTHVSVEAGSAVTLTPNHFLLGSSSNLPQMGIFDNSEFFLRKQWRIAQRLADLYWKRWVREVLPDLLPRQKWNKEQRPLQVGDLVLIVDPDGPRNVWPRGIIEQTLPGRDGRTRMVRIRTKTGVLTRSAARVARIPVGEECC